The segment GCGCTGCTCTGCCGCTCATCTCAGCCGCCCCCGCGTCCACGGCCATCGTCGAGGATACCTCCTCCGTCGACGCGGATGCTTCGGTGGCcgccaccctcgccctcagCAACAAAAACATCTACCCAGCCAAGCGCCCCCAGAACGTCAACGGCTTCAACTACACCTACCCCTCGACGCTATGGTTCTACAACCTGACCTCCACCGTCAAGGGCTccaaggaggtgttggagatgggctTCATGGACCTTCTCCCTCCCGGTTACAACCCCTTCTTCAGCGTCGGTCCCAGAGAGCCCCAGaccgtcctcctcctacaCGGCAAGAACTTCTGCGGCCCGACCTGGTACGCGGCCGCCACCCCTTTGCAAAAGGCCGGGTACCGCGTCATCCTACCCGAGCAGCTCGGCTTCTGCAAGTCGACCAAGCCGACGCAGTACACCTTTGACCTGGAGGGCCTGGCGACCAACACGCGCAACCTGCTCAAGGCGCTGGGCGTCACCAAGCCgcccatcgtcatcggccaCTCGCTCGGCGGCATGCTGGCCTCGCGCTTCGCGCTGACGTACCCGGAGTTTACCAAGTCGTTGGTGCTGGTCAGCCCGATCGGTTTGGAGGACTGGAAGCAGCTTGGCGTGCCCGACCGCTCGTTCGATCTGTTGGCGAACGAtgagaagacgacgacgtaTGCCTCGCTGAGAGGGTACGAGCAGGCGACGTACTACCCCGGCGCCGAGTGGACAGAGGACTTTGACAagtgggtggtgatgctgacCAAGGTGTACGAGGGCgaccagaaggagaagttcTGGGCAGACCAGGCGCGTGTGGTTGAGATGGTGTTGGGACAGCCGACCATTCACGAGTACAAGAAGATCAAGCCCAAGACGTTGTTGGTGATTGGCGAGAAGGATAACACAGCTATTGGCAAGGTGTGGTCGCCGCCCGAGGTGCAGGCGAAGCTCGGTAACTATGCTGTCTTGGGACGCAAGGCGCAGGCGGCGATTCCTGACGCTACGCTGGTGTCGTTCCCGTATCTTGGACATGCTCCTCAGATTCAGGACCCGGAGATGTTCAACCGTATCCTGTCGAGCTGGGTTAGCGACGGCGGTCGCAGCCTGGGGTCGCTCAAGCTGAATGCCACCATCATTAGGTAGAGCATGGAGTCATCTATGGATAGTAGGGTCAGCAGCATTTAGATTGTATATAACCAAGTCATCAACATAGATACAGCATAGTAGTAATGGTAATGGTTTGGGAATGGCGACCTTCATGTTATTTGCTTGGGGAGAAGCCCCCATCGTCTTCTCGGGATATCTGGAGTTGAAGAACGTACATGGCCATCCAACACAGTCCATCGCGGGTCATTGCCCTGCGCCCGGTACCGTGGATTCCCGCCCTTGCTTGTTATGcatgaaaaggaaaacatAGACGTCGGCTTGCAGAGGCACccttgtgatgatgatcccGAGCCGCGCGCGGTCAAGGGGTTCGAAGAACTGGGTGTGAATTGACCTGTATATCATGCATGTGGTATGACTCCCGAGCACGCCGCAACCGAAATGCAAATGCCTGCCAATCCAGCCGGGCCGGTTAAGgccttcatcctcttcatcttccttgcATCTATGGGGAAGACGAGATTTCCGGATGACATTGTTCGTTCCTCGAAAAAAAGACCCGCGCAAGCCCATAAAAGATCCATTCCATTGCTACCGGATAACCACTTTACATGACGACACCGGAGTTGGAGGCAATACGGGGCCAAAGCTCAGCAGCCTCCTTACCGACGGGGCCGGTAATGGCGGAACCCTTCATCTCACCCTTGGGGTTGACGATCTGGAAAAGGCAATGGTTAGCGTTGTCCGAGTTTCAACTGTGCTTCCAACACCCTGGCATTGTGGTTCTGCATCTCCGTATCATTCTCCCCAGCGATTGCTCCTCCCTGATCCTCCCAATGCAGAACCCAATGCCCAGGCTGTGGCAGAAATGTGGTATCGGTGGACACTTACGACACCGGCGTTGTCCTCGAAGTAGAGGAAGACACCGTCGAAGCGCTTCCAGGGCTTGGACTGGCGGACGATGACGGCGGGGTGGACCTTCTTGCGGAGCTCAggcttgcccttcttgacggTGGCCATGACCATGTCGCCGACACCACCAGCGGGGAGGCGGTTGAGACGAGCACCGATACCCTTGACGGAGATGATGTAAAGGTTACGGGCACCGGAGTTGTCCGCGCAGTTCATGATGGCACCGCTGTAAAGTCGCCATGTTAGCCATTCATTCCTGTGTCTGCCGTTGTTCGCGTGCTTCGTGTTTCGTGGATTTGTGGTGTGTCGATTGGAGATGTTCATCGCGCTCGAGCTCGATTGGAAATTGGCGATTCGCGTTTCGTGCTAGATAggacgggaatgggaat is part of the Sordaria macrospora chromosome 1, complete sequence genome and harbors:
- a CDS encoding 60S ribosomal protein uL14, with translation MAKLSRGAPGGKLKMTLGLPVGAIMNCADNSGARNLYIISVKGIGARLNRLPAGGVGDMVMATVKKGKPELRKKVHPAVIVRQSKPWKRFDGVFLYFEDNAGVIVNPKGEMKGSAITGPVGKEAAELWPRIASNSGVVM